In one Rhodococcus sp. B50 genomic region, the following are encoded:
- a CDS encoding peroxidase-related enzyme (This protein belongs to a clade of uncharacterized proteins related to peroxidases such as the alkylhydroperoxidase AhpD.), whose amino-acid sequence MSERYPLPDLADLPEDIVERILEVQDKSGFVPNVFLAFARRPAEWRAFFAYHDAIMQREESGLTKGDREMIVTAISAANKCLYCVVAHGAILRIYEKKPTVAEQVATNYRIAEITPRQRAMLDFASKVNTRSHEICNDDFEALHAYGFTDEDAWDITAITAFFGLSNRMASVTGMMPNVEFYTMGRTPRA is encoded by the coding sequence ATGAGTGAACGTTACCCGCTACCCGACCTCGCGGATCTGCCCGAGGACATCGTCGAGCGCATCCTCGAGGTGCAGGACAAGTCCGGGTTCGTCCCGAACGTATTCCTGGCGTTCGCACGTCGTCCCGCCGAGTGGCGAGCATTTTTCGCGTATCACGACGCGATCATGCAGCGCGAAGAGTCAGGGTTGACGAAGGGCGATCGCGAGATGATCGTGACTGCCATCTCCGCAGCGAACAAATGCCTGTACTGCGTAGTCGCCCACGGAGCGATTCTCCGGATCTACGAGAAGAAGCCGACCGTGGCCGAGCAGGTGGCAACGAATTACCGCATCGCCGAGATCACGCCGCGTCAGCGTGCGATGCTCGATTTTGCCAGCAAGGTCAACACGCGTTCGCACGAGATCTGCAACGACGACTTCGAAGCGCTGCATGCATACGGCTTCACTGACGAAGACGCCTGGGACATCACGGCGATCACCGCGTTCTTCGGGTTGAGCAACCGCATGGCGAGCGTGACGGGAATGATGCCCAACGTCGAGTTCTACACGATGGGGCGCACGCCCCGGGCCTGA